A section of the Streptomyces sp. Je 1-369 genome encodes:
- a CDS encoding VOC family protein: MTAMLAAYVLGTPDPPALADFYRALLGWEEVERSPEWVRLRPLESERPGLSFQLEPDHTPPTWPQRPGTQQMQAHLDVQVDDLEAETERACALGATPEEHQPLKDVRILRDPHGHLVCLFLPGA, from the coding sequence ATGACTGCGATGCTCGCCGCCTACGTCCTCGGTACGCCCGATCCGCCCGCGCTGGCCGATTTCTACCGCGCCCTGCTCGGCTGGGAGGAGGTCGAGCGAAGCCCGGAGTGGGTCCGTCTGCGACCGCTGGAATCGGAGCGGCCCGGCCTCAGCTTCCAGCTGGAACCCGACCACACGCCCCCTACGTGGCCGCAACGCCCCGGTACGCAGCAGATGCAGGCACACCTCGACGTACAGGTCGACGACCTGGAGGCGGAGACCGAGCGTGCCTGCGCGCTGGGGGCGACGCCGGAGGAGCACCAGCCGCTGAAGGACGTACGGATCCTCCGTGACCCGCACGGACATCTGGTCTGTCTCTTCCTCCCGGGCGCCTGA
- a CDS encoding RNA polymerase sigma factor, with the protein MRERVRAGERDAFAELYDQYARQVYQHALWLTGDWSSAEDIMSETFLAAWRGRERLHADEGSLRPWLLGIATHRAENTRRGLRRRLAFLARQRQQTVVADFAPEIAGRIDDARRLRAVQAALGRLKRHEREVLTLCVWSGLDYQQTAEALGVPVGTVRSRLSRARAKLARFADEAAADERTVSIREPRIARGEMTGEAALAALPVREETA; encoded by the coding sequence CTGCGCGAACGCGTGAGAGCCGGCGAACGTGACGCGTTCGCCGAGCTGTACGACCAGTACGCCCGGCAGGTCTACCAGCATGCGCTGTGGCTCACCGGCGACTGGTCGTCCGCGGAGGACATCATGTCGGAGACATTCCTGGCCGCGTGGCGGGGGCGAGAACGGCTCCACGCGGACGAGGGCTCCCTGCGCCCCTGGCTGCTGGGCATCGCCACGCACAGGGCGGAGAACACCCGGCGCGGCCTGCGCCGCCGCCTGGCGTTCCTGGCCCGCCAGCGACAGCAGACCGTGGTCGCCGACTTCGCCCCCGAGATCGCCGGACGCATCGACGACGCGCGCCGACTGCGCGCCGTACAGGCCGCGTTGGGCAGGCTGAAGCGGCACGAACGGGAAGTCCTGACGCTGTGCGTGTGGTCGGGTCTCGACTATCAGCAGACGGCCGAGGCGCTCGGCGTCCCCGTCGGCACGGTGCGCTCACGGCTGTCCCGGGCGCGGGCGAAGCTCGCCCGGTTCGCCGACGAGGCGGCCGCGGACGAAAGAACGGTCAGTATCAGGGAACCGCGCATCGCTCGCGGAGAGATGACGGGTGAAGCCGCGCTCGCGGCCCTGCCCGTGCGGGAGGAAACGGCATGA
- a CDS encoding MarR family winged helix-turn-helix transcriptional regulator: protein MPTSPATPTARPSEAAAIAAELRTAMGKLTRRVKHEDSIPLGQVAVLGALDRDGAMTTSDLAADQRVRPQSMARAVGLLMEQNLITRRAHPTDGRKSLVELSDEGRAALEAERGRRVGWLAQAIEDELTDEERALLERSAALLERLASR, encoded by the coding sequence ATGCCCACCTCGCCCGCCACGCCGACCGCGCGCCCCTCGGAAGCCGCCGCCATCGCCGCCGAACTGCGTACCGCGATGGGCAAGCTCACCCGGCGCGTCAAGCACGAGGACAGCATCCCGCTGGGCCAGGTCGCCGTCCTCGGTGCGCTCGACCGCGACGGCGCCATGACCACCAGCGACCTCGCCGCCGACCAGCGCGTACGCCCCCAGTCGATGGCACGCGCCGTGGGTCTGCTCATGGAACAGAACCTGATCACGCGCAGGGCGCACCCCACGGACGGCCGCAAGTCACTGGTCGAGCTGTCGGACGAGGGCCGGGCGGCACTCGAAGCGGAGCGCGGCCGCAGGGTCGGCTGGCTCGCGCAGGCCATCGAGGACGAACTCACGGACGAGGAGCGGGCGTTGCTGGAGCGCAGCGCGGCGCTGCTGGAGCGGCTCGCCTCGCGCTGA
- a CDS encoding DapH/DapD/GlmU-related protein, which yields MPGDRLMRIHSPEFKAMSERVLRATELTSRLNVLPFEDEEGKAALFEQILGKPLPPKVTIYPPFYTDHGLNLDLAERVFINQNCTFLDYAGIRIAERVMIAPKVTFITVGHPVDPEERRSRLTGGPIDVAENVWIGAGATILPGVSIGRDAVVAAGAVVADDVPPATLVTGSKATVHRQW from the coding sequence ATGCCCGGCGACCGGCTCATGCGCATCCACAGCCCCGAGTTCAAGGCCATGTCCGAACGGGTCCTCCGGGCCACCGAACTCACGTCCCGCCTGAACGTCCTGCCCTTCGAGGACGAGGAGGGCAAGGCAGCCCTGTTCGAACAGATCCTGGGCAAGCCGCTGCCCCCGAAAGTCACGATCTACCCGCCCTTCTACACGGACCACGGCCTCAACCTGGACCTCGCCGAGCGCGTGTTCATCAACCAGAACTGCACGTTCCTGGATTACGCCGGTATCCGGATCGCCGAGCGCGTGATGATCGCACCCAAGGTCACGTTCATCACCGTCGGCCACCCGGTCGACCCCGAGGAGCGTCGGAGCCGGCTGACCGGCGGGCCCATCGACGTGGCGGAGAACGTGTGGATCGGCGCCGGTGCGACGATCCTTCCAGGCGTCAGCATCGGCCGTGACGCGGTCGTCGCCGCGGGCGCGGTCGTCGCCGACGACGTGCCCCCGGCCACCCTGGTGACCGGAAGCAAGGCGACGGTGCACCGCCAGTGGTGA
- a CDS encoding aminoglycoside phosphotransferase family protein, producing the protein MTTGRTAGLRPAIDATLARRLVDTQFPRWSALPLELLEPAGSDHVIYRLGDDLAVRLPRHDGAIGQAAKESAWLPRLAPHLPLAIPVPVAVGEPDFGYPWPWAVSRWLDGEVATTESLGDSPGAAVQLAQFLTALQAFVPEDVPVAGAAGIAGADRDLAHGGLVGGELGDRALADRGLGAEHLAGEPLAERDRATRAAIAELDGVFDAAAMTELWDAALDAPAWGRPPVWFHGDFHTGNLLTVDGRLSAVIDFGGLGIGDPACDLTIAYTLMSARSRAAFRTALGVDDATWARGRGWALATGLNAYTTYAAVSPRVAAQTYRQITEALIG; encoded by the coding sequence TTGACGACCGGACGAACCGCGGGCCTCCGCCCTGCGATCGACGCCACACTGGCCAGACGTCTGGTCGACACGCAGTTCCCGCGGTGGTCCGCACTGCCTCTCGAACTGCTCGAACCGGCGGGCTCGGACCACGTGATCTACCGTCTGGGGGACGACCTTGCGGTCCGGCTGCCCCGCCATGACGGGGCCATCGGGCAGGCCGCGAAGGAGTCCGCCTGGCTCCCCCGGCTCGCACCGCACCTGCCGTTGGCGATCCCGGTCCCGGTCGCGGTGGGCGAGCCGGACTTCGGCTATCCGTGGCCGTGGGCCGTCTCCCGTTGGCTGGACGGCGAGGTGGCGACCACGGAGTCCCTGGGCGACTCGCCCGGGGCCGCCGTCCAACTGGCACAGTTCCTCACCGCCTTGCAGGCGTTCGTACCGGAGGACGTTCCGGTGGCGGGGGCCGCAGGCATCGCGGGCGCCGACAGGGACTTGGCCCACGGGGGCCTGGTCGGCGGGGAGCTGGGCGACCGGGCCCTGGCGGACAGGGGCCTGGGGGCCGAGCACTTGGCCGGTGAACCGCTGGCCGAACGGGACCGCGCGACACGGGCCGCCATCGCGGAGCTCGACGGCGTGTTCGACGCAGCGGCCATGACCGAGCTGTGGGACGCGGCGCTCGACGCACCCGCATGGGGCCGCCCGCCGGTCTGGTTCCACGGCGACTTCCACACCGGCAACCTGCTGACCGTCGACGGCCGCCTGAGCGCGGTCATCGACTTCGGCGGCCTCGGCATCGGCGACCCGGCCTGCGACCTGACCATCGCCTACACCCTGATGTCCGCGAGAAGCCGGGCCGCCTTCCGCACCGCGCTCGGCGTCGACGACGCCACGTGGGCCCGCGGCCGCGGCTGGGCGCTGGCCACCGGCCTGAACGCCTACACCACGTACGCCGCCGTCAGCCCCAGGGTCGCCGCGCAGACCTACCGCCAGATCACCGAGGCGCTGATCGGCTGA
- a CDS encoding AMP-binding protein — MIVNAQQTTESRTYVDRILEHWHTDDSAEALVQGEQRLTRREARQRLFGLGQALRRQGLEPGDGVGLFLANRVDSVLVQLAVHLIGCRVVFLPPEPGPGELAALVEQSRARAVVTDPLFAERAADAAGRSVHAPALLSLGPCAEQCTDLLALAAECPAVRPEGIPAPAPDEAVTVLYTGGTLGRPKLAAHSHRLYDALVGLVDDTQQDAGPTLFLPMAPAADRVLVSTLLTHGSGHLISLQALVTGAPLVVLPEFEAGAALTVLREERITATMFVPPMLYALLDHPECVPGALPDLRRVVVGGAATSPSRLQQAVEVFGPVLSQGYGQSEALGIAAFGAEDLASEGARRPELWRSCGRAITDTEIEIRGEDSAAALAVRQVGEVCVRGETVMLGYYEDPERTAEALRDGWLRTGDMGYLDAEGYLYLVDRAKDIIVTGSTSDNVYSRVLEDFLLTLPGVRNAAALGVPDDEYGEAVQIFLATAEGADVDPDAVGAAVTAELGDLYTPRKTVLLDRLPTTKVGKVDKKALRAALAS, encoded by the coding sequence ATGATCGTCAACGCACAGCAAACAACCGAGTCGCGTACATACGTGGACCGCATCCTGGAGCACTGGCACACGGACGACAGCGCCGAAGCGCTCGTCCAGGGTGAGCAGCGGCTGACCAGGAGAGAGGCTCGGCAGCGGCTGTTCGGTCTGGGGCAGGCGCTGCGTCGGCAGGGGCTGGAGCCCGGCGACGGGGTGGGACTGTTCCTGGCCAATCGCGTGGACTCCGTACTGGTGCAGCTCGCCGTGCATCTCATCGGCTGCCGCGTCGTCTTCCTGCCGCCCGAGCCGGGGCCCGGCGAGCTCGCCGCGCTGGTCGAGCAGTCCCGGGCGCGCGCCGTCGTCACCGACCCGCTCTTCGCGGAGCGGGCCGCCGACGCGGCGGGCCGCAGCGTTCACGCCCCCGCGCTGCTCAGCCTCGGGCCCTGCGCGGAGCAGTGCACGGACCTCCTGGCCCTGGCGGCCGAGTGCCCGGCGGTACGCCCCGAAGGCATCCCCGCCCCGGCGCCGGACGAGGCCGTCACCGTCCTCTACACCGGCGGTACCCTCGGCCGCCCCAAGCTCGCCGCGCACAGCCACCGGCTGTACGACGCGCTGGTGGGCCTGGTCGACGACACCCAGCAGGACGCCGGCCCCACCCTCTTCCTGCCCATGGCCCCGGCCGCCGACCGCGTGCTCGTCTCCACGCTGCTCACCCACGGCAGCGGGCACCTCATATCGCTCCAGGCGCTGGTGACGGGGGCACCCCTCGTCGTACTCCCCGAGTTTGAGGCGGGTGCGGCGCTCACGGTGCTGCGCGAGGAGCGCATCACGGCCACGATGTTCGTACCGCCCATGCTGTACGCGCTCCTCGACCACCCGGAGTGCGTACCGGGAGCCCTCCCCGACCTCCGGCGCGTCGTCGTCGGCGGCGCGGCGACGTCGCCCAGCCGGCTGCAGCAGGCCGTCGAGGTCTTCGGGCCCGTGCTCAGCCAGGGTTACGGGCAGTCGGAGGCCCTCGGCATCGCCGCGTTCGGCGCGGAGGACCTCGCGTCGGAGGGGGCCCGGCGCCCCGAGCTCTGGCGCAGCTGCGGTCGCGCCATCACCGACACCGAGATCGAGATCCGCGGTGAGGACAGCGCCGCGGCGCTGGCCGTCCGGCAGGTCGGCGAGGTGTGCGTGCGGGGCGAGACGGTGATGCTCGGCTACTACGAGGACCCGGAGCGCACCGCGGAGGCACTGCGCGACGGCTGGCTGCGCACCGGGGACATGGGCTACCTCGACGCGGAGGGCTACCTCTACCTCGTCGACCGGGCCAAGGACATCATCGTCACCGGCAGCACCAGCGACAACGTCTACTCGCGGGTCCTCGAGGACTTCCTGCTCACGCTGCCCGGCGTGCGCAACGCGGCTGCGCTGGGCGTACCGGACGACGAGTACGGCGAGGCCGTACAGATCTTCCTCGCCACGGCGGAAGGCGCCGACGTCGACCCCGACGCGGTCGGCGCGGCGGTGACCGCCGAGCTGGGAGACCTGTACACGCCCCGGAAGACGGTCCTGCTCGACCGGCTCCCGACGACGAAGGTCGGCAAGGTCGACAAGAAGGCGCTGCGCGCCGCGCTGGCGAGCTGA
- a CDS encoding CU044_5270 family protein produces the protein MNHRDTPSTGARRSDADIEAIARLLPPPAHRGLPHEQHLHHKERLMRTIDRDKADRTDRTDHTGRSDRTDQAAPGSRPARRLLRPALLVPVTALALGGILVTGVALTTGDDAPAGAATGRHDARNMQPAAALLDRISDAAGRGDALHVEDDQFVYTRSKVREADLTSGKAVVGPVRDTESWVSQEPGPLRKLGLTRSEGETLPINAQLGDTHGTPEGLGRPTYHWLSTLPTDPEKLLDHLYAKVPKSDEAERDQAVFDSIGSLLGGATPPDTAAALYRAAARIPGVTKVPSAKDLTGRTGVAIARDDKTFGARTEWVFDPQDLTFLGSRSYLFRDTTYGKAGTLMSAEAVIDVAVVDKAGQAPATSQES, from the coding sequence ATGAACCACAGGGACACCCCCTCGACCGGGGCCCGGCGTTCGGACGCCGACATCGAGGCGATCGCCCGACTGCTGCCGCCCCCGGCCCACCGGGGCCTCCCGCACGAGCAGCACCTCCACCACAAGGAACGACTGATGCGCACCATCGACCGAGACAAGGCCGACCGGACCGACCGGACCGACCACACCGGCCGGAGCGACCGAACCGACCAGGCCGCCCCCGGCTCCCGCCCCGCCCGCCGCCTGCTGCGCCCCGCCCTCCTCGTACCCGTCACGGCCCTCGCCCTCGGCGGCATCCTCGTCACGGGTGTCGCCCTCACGACCGGAGACGACGCACCGGCCGGCGCGGCGACCGGTCGGCACGACGCACGGAACATGCAGCCCGCGGCGGCGCTCCTCGACCGGATCTCCGACGCCGCGGGCCGGGGCGACGCGCTGCACGTCGAGGACGACCAGTTCGTGTACACCCGGTCCAAGGTCCGCGAGGCCGACCTCACCAGCGGCAAGGCGGTCGTCGGCCCGGTCAGGGACACGGAGTCCTGGGTGTCCCAGGAGCCGGGCCCGTTGCGCAAGCTCGGACTCACCCGCAGCGAGGGCGAGACCCTGCCCATCAACGCCCAACTGGGCGACACCCACGGCACGCCGGAAGGCCTCGGCAGGCCCACGTACCACTGGCTGTCCACCCTGCCCACCGACCCCGAGAAGCTGCTCGACCACCTGTACGCCAAGGTGCCGAAGTCCGACGAGGCGGAGCGCGACCAAGCCGTCTTCGACAGCATCGGCAGCCTCCTCGGCGGAGCGACACCGCCCGACACCGCCGCTGCCCTCTACCGGGCCGCGGCCAGGATTCCCGGCGTCACGAAGGTGCCATCGGCCAAGGACCTCACCGGACGGACCGGCGTCGCCATCGCCCGCGACGACAAGACGTTCGGCGCCCGCACAGAATGGGTCTTCGATCCGCAGGACCTGACGTTCCTCGGGTCGCGGAGCTATCTCTTCCGGGACACCACGTACGGCAAGGCCGGAACGCTCATGTCGGCCGAGGCCGTGATCGACGTCGCGGTGGTCGACAAGGCGGGTCAGGCGCCCGCCACGTCACAGGAGAGCTGA
- a CDS encoding amidase family protein — translation MGKRSMAAMTAALVAGSLLTGVSGTSASAGTTDGADARSTGSGRVPGVDLDTVTIPELQARMAKGSLTSSALTRAYLRRIEKVDPKIHAVLRTSPTALREAAASDARHRHGKTLGPLDGIPVLLKDNVNTRDMPTTAGSLALAGSPPGTDAALVTRLREAGAVILGKTNLSEWANFRAAKPTSGWSAVGGQTNNPYVLDRNPCGSSSGSAAALAASLAQVAIGTETDGSIVCPAGMNGVVGHKPSLGVVSQSGVVPISAEQDTAGPMARNVTDTALTLSALSEDKGAYGDAAPGSLRGKRIGLWRLPSLGADVDALMTRTAKKLRKAGAVVVEVTPPYQARLAELEFPALLSEFHRDIDAYLATREGPRNLAELIEFNRTHPQEQSCFAGQELFEQALAAPPTTDPKYRAMRAELKDLSQRSLDETLSTHHLDAIAAPTNPPAWTTDCARGDNDVIPSSTPAAVAGYPSLSVPAGSVGELPVGLLLMSGNHQDAKLLSLGASVEDQLKAWRAPRYLPTAGDGTDK, via the coding sequence ATGGGGAAGAGAAGCATGGCCGCAATGACCGCCGCCCTTGTCGCGGGGTCCCTTCTGACAGGCGTATCGGGTACGAGCGCGAGTGCGGGCACCACTGATGGTGCGGATGCGCGGTCGACCGGCTCGGGCCGGGTGCCCGGAGTCGACCTCGACACCGTGACCATCCCGGAATTACAGGCACGCATGGCAAAGGGTTCGCTGACCTCGTCGGCACTGACCCGGGCGTACCTGCGGCGGATCGAGAAGGTCGATCCGAAGATCCACGCCGTGCTGCGCACCAGTCCGACGGCGCTGCGCGAGGCGGCCGCGAGTGACGCGCGGCACCGGCACGGCAAGACCCTCGGGCCGCTGGACGGTATCCCCGTCCTGCTCAAGGACAACGTGAACACCCGGGACATGCCGACCACCGCCGGGTCGCTCGCGCTCGCCGGAAGCCCGCCCGGCACCGACGCCGCGCTCGTGACCCGGCTGCGCGAGGCGGGCGCGGTGATCCTCGGCAAGACGAACCTGTCGGAGTGGGCCAACTTCCGTGCGGCGAAGCCGACGTCGGGTTGGTCGGCGGTGGGCGGCCAGACCAACAACCCCTACGTCCTCGACCGCAATCCGTGCGGATCGTCGTCCGGCTCCGCGGCCGCGCTCGCCGCGTCGCTGGCGCAGGTGGCGATCGGCACCGAGACGGACGGCTCCATCGTGTGCCCGGCCGGCATGAACGGCGTCGTCGGCCACAAGCCCAGCCTCGGCGTGGTCAGCCAGTCGGGCGTCGTCCCGATCTCCGCCGAGCAGGACACCGCGGGGCCCATGGCACGCAACGTGACCGACACCGCGCTCACGCTGTCCGCACTGAGTGAGGACAAGGGCGCGTACGGCGACGCCGCCCCCGGCAGCCTCCGCGGCAAGCGGATCGGCCTGTGGCGCCTGCCCTCGCTCGGGGCCGACGTCGACGCGCTGATGACACGTACGGCCAAGAAGCTGCGCAAGGCAGGAGCCGTGGTCGTCGAGGTGACGCCCCCGTACCAGGCGCGTCTCGCGGAGCTCGAATTCCCGGCGCTGCTCAGCGAGTTCCACCGGGACATCGACGCGTACCTCGCGACGCGCGAGGGCCCGCGGAACCTCGCGGAGCTGATCGAGTTCAACCGCACCCACCCCCAGGAGCAGAGCTGCTTCGCGGGCCAGGAACTGTTCGAGCAGGCGCTCGCCGCGCCGCCCACGACGGACCCCAAGTACCGTGCGATGCGGGCCGAGTTGAAGGACCTCTCCCAGCGCTCCCTGGACGAGACCCTGTCCACCCACCACCTTGACGCCATCGCCGCACCCACGAACCCGCCCGCCTGGACGACGGACTGCGCACGCGGCGACAACGACGTCATCCCCTCCTCCACCCCCGCGGCCGTCGCCGGATACCCGTCCCTCTCGGTGCCCGCCGGATCCGTGGGCGAACTCCCCGTCGGCCTGCTCCTGATGTCCGGCAACCACCAGGACGCGAAGCTGCTGTCGCTGGGAGCGTCGGTGGAAGACCAGCTCAAGGCGTGGCGAGCACCGCGCTATCTGCCGACGGCGGGGGACGGTACGGACAAGTGA
- the eno gene encoding phosphopyruvate hydratase, with protein sequence MSSTAISSTATSGKAAGTIDASSAPVAPIETVTGRRIIDSRGNPTVEVDVVLADGSMGRAAVPSGASTGAREAVELRDGDSARWHGKGVDRAVAHVNGEIAASVRGRDAADQAGLDAALVALDGTPTKSRLGANAVLGVSLATAKAAAAAHRQPLYRYLGGADAHLLPLPMMNIVNGGAHADNPLDFQEFMIAPVGADTFAEAVRMGSEVFHTLRRDLLAAGHSTGVGDEGGFAPALRTAEEALDFVMAAIERTGYRPGTDIALLMDPASSEFFHDGVYDYAGEGVRRTPSENVDYLAGLIDAYPIVSIEDPMAEDDLDGWRELTARVGDRCQLTGDDVFCTDETLLREGIRTGVGNSILVKVNQIGTLTEALAAVATAQRAGWTAVMSHRSGETEDTTIADLAVATGCGQIKTGSLSRSDRTAKYNQLIRIEEELGDSARYAGGSVLRRV encoded by the coding sequence ATGTCCAGCACGGCCATATCCAGCACAGCCACGTCCGGCAAGGCAGCCGGAACCATCGACGCCTCTAGCGCTCCCGTCGCTCCCATCGAGACCGTCACCGGCCGCCGGATCATCGACAGCCGGGGCAACCCCACGGTCGAGGTCGATGTCGTTCTGGCCGACGGGTCCATGGGGCGCGCGGCCGTCCCTTCCGGCGCCTCCACCGGCGCCCGTGAGGCCGTGGAACTGCGCGACGGCGACTCGGCGCGCTGGCACGGCAAGGGCGTCGACCGGGCGGTGGCCCACGTCAACGGAGAGATCGCGGCCTCCGTGCGCGGCCGGGACGCGGCGGACCAGGCGGGGCTCGACGCCGCGCTCGTCGCCCTCGACGGCACCCCGACCAAGTCCCGGCTCGGCGCCAACGCGGTACTCGGCGTCTCCCTCGCCACCGCGAAGGCCGCCGCGGCGGCCCACCGCCAGCCCCTCTACCGCTACCTCGGCGGCGCCGACGCCCACCTCCTGCCGCTGCCGATGATGAACATCGTCAACGGCGGTGCGCACGCCGACAATCCGCTGGACTTCCAGGAGTTCATGATCGCTCCCGTGGGCGCGGACACCTTCGCCGAAGCGGTCCGCATGGGCAGCGAGGTCTTCCACACCCTGCGCCGTGACCTGCTGGCCGCCGGGCACTCCACCGGCGTCGGCGACGAGGGCGGCTTCGCGCCCGCGCTGCGCACCGCCGAGGAAGCGCTCGACTTCGTGATGGCCGCCATCGAGCGCACGGGCTACCGCCCCGGTACGGACATCGCCCTGCTCATGGACCCCGCGTCGTCGGAGTTCTTCCACGACGGGGTGTACGACTACGCGGGTGAGGGTGTTCGCCGTACGCCGTCCGAGAACGTCGACTACCTGGCCGGACTCATCGACGCCTACCCGATCGTCTCCATCGAGGACCCGATGGCGGAGGACGACCTGGACGGCTGGCGGGAACTGACCGCCCGCGTCGGCGACCGCTGCCAGCTCACCGGCGACGACGTGTTCTGCACCGACGAGACGCTGCTGCGCGAGGGTATCCGCACCGGCGTCGGCAACTCGATCCTGGTCAAGGTCAATCAGATCGGCACCCTGACCGAGGCCCTGGCCGCGGTCGCCACGGCCCAGCGGGCGGGCTGGACGGCCGTCATGTCCCACCGCTCGGGCGAGACGGAGGACACGACCATCGCGGACCTGGCGGTGGCGACCGGCTGCGGCCAGATCAAGACCGGCTCGCTCTCCCGCTCCGACCGCACCGCCAAGTACAACCAACTCATCCGGATCGAGGAGGAGTTGGGCGACTCGGCGCGGTACGCGGGCGGTTCTGTGCTGCGTCGGGTGTGA